A portion of the Thermodesulfobacteriota bacterium genome contains these proteins:
- the tgt gene encoding tRNA guanosine(34) transglycosylase Tgt has translation MTLRFIIEAKDAATDARCGTIETERGSFRTPAFMPVGTAATVKGVWPDQLRGMGYGCILGNTYHLYLRPGHLRIRELGGVHRFMGWDRLILTDSGGFQVFSLSALRKVSDEAVSFRSHVDGSAHTLTPELAVEVQEALGSDIRMALDECVAYPAKREEAEEAVRRTTLWAGRCLAARTLPEGGMFGIVQGGMFPDLRKRSVEEVCAMPFDGFAIGGVSVGEGKELQRETVDRTALLLPTALPRYLMGVGTPGDLLFAVSRGIDLFDCVLPTRNARNGMMFTSAGPLSVKQARYKDDPLPPDGSCGCPTCSIFSRAYLRHLYVQGEMLASMAMTVHNLSFYAGLMERAREAISRGNFADFVKKSLDSGIE, from the coding sequence TTGACTCTGCGTTTCATCATCGAGGCGAAGGACGCCGCGACGGATGCGCGCTGCGGGACGATCGAGACGGAGCGCGGCTCCTTCCGGACGCCCGCGTTCATGCCCGTGGGAACGGCGGCGACAGTGAAGGGGGTGTGGCCGGATCAGCTCCGCGGCATGGGATACGGATGCATCCTGGGGAACACGTATCACCTCTACCTGCGCCCCGGGCACCTGCGGATCCGGGAGTTGGGGGGGGTCCACCGCTTCATGGGATGGGACCGGCTGATCCTCACCGACAGCGGCGGGTTCCAGGTGTTTTCCCTGAGCGCCCTCCGGAAGGTGTCCGACGAAGCGGTCTCGTTCCGGTCCCACGTCGACGGCTCCGCGCACACGCTCACGCCCGAGCTTGCGGTCGAGGTGCAGGAGGCGCTCGGGTCGGACATCCGGATGGCGCTCGACGAGTGCGTCGCGTACCCCGCGAAACGGGAGGAGGCGGAGGAGGCGGTCCGGCGGACCACCTTGTGGGCGGGCCGATGCCTGGCGGCGAGGACGCTCCCGGAAGGGGGCATGTTCGGGATCGTCCAGGGGGGGATGTTCCCCGACCTCCGGAAGCGCAGCGTGGAGGAGGTCTGCGCGATGCCGTTCGACGGGTTCGCCATCGGGGGGGTAAGCGTGGGGGAAGGGAAGGAGCTCCAGCGGGAGACCGTCGACCGGACGGCGCTGTTGCTTCCGACCGCGCTGCCGCGGTACCTGATGGGCGTCGGAACGCCCGGTGACCTGCTGTTCGCGGTCTCCCGGGGGATCGACCTGTTCGATTGCGTGCTGCCCACCCGGAACGCGAGGAACGGAATGATGTTCACTTCCGCGGGGCCGCTGAGCGTCAAGCAGGCGCGGTACAAGGACGACCCGCTTCCCCCCGACGGGAGCTGCGGCTGCCCGACCTGCAGTATCTTCTCCCGGGCCTACCTGCGCCACCTCTACGTGCAGGGGGAGATGCTGGCCTCCATGGCCATGACCGTCCACAACCTTTCGTTTTACGCCGGGCTCATGGAACGGGCGCGCGAGGCAATTTCCCGTGGAAACTTCGCAGATTTTGTGAAAAAATCACTCGATTCAGGCATCGAATGA
- the queA gene encoding tRNA preQ1(34) S-adenosylmethionine ribosyltransferase-isomerase QueA, translating to MKTCLLDYDLPPELVAQRPVPRRRDARLMVLSRPTGKTADRVFSDLPSLLRKGDLLVVNDTRVLRGRLRAVRKGGGAVEILLLSPSGAAGGGGERWEALARPSKRLKEGDVFDIGGLTVRLERYRGGGKWEVALAAAGGSLLELLERVGEVPLPPYIRRAVGDPAAEEDKVRYQTVYAEHSGSVAAPTAGLHFDEEMLRQISAAGIGIARVTLSVGYGTFSPIRTDEVEEYEIHPEHYRMPPETAEAVNAARAEGGRIVAVGTTSVRTLETCAAEDGRVAPSEGTTRLFLFPGRPFRVVDAMVTNFHLPRSSLLALVMAFAGVDAVRAAYREAVERRYRFYSYGDAMFIW from the coding sequence CTGAAGACCTGCCTCCTGGACTACGATCTTCCGCCCGAGCTCGTCGCGCAGCGCCCCGTTCCCCGCCGGCGGGACGCGCGTCTGATGGTCCTTTCCCGTCCGACGGGGAAGACCGCCGACCGGGTGTTCTCCGATCTCCCGTCCCTGCTGCGGAAAGGAGACCTGCTCGTCGTGAACGACACCCGGGTCCTCCGCGGCCGCCTGCGAGCCGTGAGGAAGGGGGGCGGCGCCGTCGAGATCCTGCTGCTTTCCCCGAGCGGCGCGGCGGGGGGGGGCGGGGAGCGATGGGAAGCGCTGGCGCGCCCCTCGAAGCGGCTCAAGGAAGGGGATGTATTCGATATCGGCGGGCTGACGGTCCGGCTGGAGCGATATCGCGGCGGGGGGAAATGGGAGGTCGCCCTTGCGGCCGCGGGCGGCTCCCTGCTGGAGCTTCTCGAGCGGGTGGGGGAGGTTCCGCTACCCCCCTACATCCGGAGAGCTGTCGGCGATCCCGCGGCGGAGGAGGATAAGGTCCGGTACCAGACGGTGTATGCAGAGCATTCCGGCTCCGTGGCCGCCCCCACGGCGGGGCTCCATTTCGACGAGGAGATGCTCCGACAGATATCGGCCGCCGGGATCGGGATCGCCCGCGTCACGCTTTCCGTCGGCTACGGCACCTTTTCCCCTATCCGGACGGACGAGGTGGAGGAGTACGAGATCCACCCCGAACATTACCGCATGCCGCCGGAGACGGCGGAAGCGGTCAACGCCGCGCGCGCCGAGGGCGGGCGGATCGTCGCGGTGGGGACCACCAGCGTCCGGACGCTGGAGACGTGCGCCGCGGAGGACGGGCGCGTCGCCCCTTCCGAGGGGACCACCAGGCTGTTCCTTTTCCCCGGGCGCCCTTTCCGCGTCGTGGACGCGATGGTGACGAACTTCCACCTGCCGCGCTCCAGCCTGCTCGCGCTGGTGATGGCCTTCGCGGGGGTCGACGCGGTGCGTGCGGCCTACCGCGAGGCGGTGGAGCGTCGCTACAGGTTTTACAGCTACGGCGACGCAATGTTCATTTGGTAA
- a CDS encoding SpoIID/LytB domain-containing protein, with amino-acid sequence MYRRSVSAFAAGTLFPLLFCAGIGLLLSCTGARPRPPAEAPPAKPPAVPERPRPPEATRPPESAGPRFLRVRIGGDAEAVTLSADRVNVWDAAGRLLAQASGNVPLGAVGGRIRFDGAQLLGDSVDVAGIPELRMDGRKVGGRLRLTARNGKLVAVAVVPLESYVAAVISREVPELFHPEALAAQAVATRTYAVDAARTPRDPLFDVLGSVEDQVFDGTDNVGAAFRNAAEETRGLVLLYRGAPARTVFHSTCGGRTESAANAWGKDVPYLRSVACEDCSDSPVFRWEYRMSEAEGRRVARAMGIPPGGDLRFSVAGLTSTGRAVRVRIQSGGVSREANAAEFRRVAGYARVRSLKMAIAPAAGGWLFTGEGYGHGVGMCQFGANGMAKSGKGFREILARYYPGTDLAREIP; translated from the coding sequence ATGTATCGGCGGAGCGTCTCCGCCTTCGCGGCGGGGACGCTGTTCCCTCTACTTTTCTGCGCGGGGATCGGCCTTCTCCTCTCCTGCACCGGTGCCCGGCCTCGCCCGCCGGCGGAAGCGCCGCCCGCGAAACCTCCCGCCGTCCCGGAGCGTCCCCGGCCACCCGAAGCGACGCGTCCGCCCGAATCCGCGGGGCCCCGCTTCCTCCGGGTCCGCATCGGGGGGGACGCCGAAGCCGTCACGCTGTCCGCGGACCGGGTAAACGTCTGGGACGCCGCCGGCAGGCTGCTGGCCCAGGCGTCGGGGAACGTCCCGCTCGGCGCGGTGGGGGGGCGGATCCGGTTCGACGGAGCGCAGCTTCTCGGCGATAGCGTCGACGTCGCCGGCATCCCGGAGCTCCGGATGGATGGGCGAAAGGTCGGGGGCAGGCTCCGCCTGACGGCGCGGAACGGGAAGCTCGTCGCCGTTGCGGTGGTCCCCCTGGAAAGCTATGTGGCCGCCGTGATCAGCCGGGAGGTCCCGGAGCTGTTCCATCCCGAGGCGCTCGCAGCGCAGGCGGTCGCCACCCGGACGTACGCCGTCGACGCTGCGCGAACGCCCAGGGACCCGCTGTTCGACGTCCTCGGGAGCGTCGAGGACCAGGTGTTCGACGGGACCGACAACGTCGGGGCGGCGTTCCGGAACGCCGCGGAGGAAACGCGCGGCCTGGTCCTGCTGTACCGTGGGGCCCCGGCGCGGACGGTCTTCCACTCCACCTGCGGCGGGCGCACCGAGTCCGCCGCGAACGCCTGGGGGAAGGATGTTCCGTACCTTCGATCCGTGGCGTGCGAGGACTGCTCCGACAGCCCCGTCTTTCGGTGGGAGTACCGGATGTCCGAGGCGGAAGGGCGCCGGGTGGCGCGGGCGATGGGGATCCCTCCCGGGGGGGACCTCCGCTTCTCCGTCGCGGGGCTGACTTCCACGGGGAGGGCGGTGCGGGTCAGGATCCAATCCGGGGGTGTTTCCCGGGAGGCGAACGCGGCGGAATTCCGCCGCGTCGCGGGGTATGCGCGCGTCCGCAGCCTGAAGATGGCGATCGCGCCGGCCGCCGGCGGGTGGCTCTTCACGGGAGAGGGGTACGGCCACGGCGTCGGGATGTGCCAGTTCGGGGCGAACGGGATGGCGAAGTCCGGGAAGGGGTTCCGGGAGATCCTCGCGCGCTACTACCCCGGCACCGATCTGGCGAGGGAAATCCCCTGA
- a CDS encoding slipin family protein: MTVLAAGLVLAIFFLYSAIKILNEYERGVIFRLGRVIGAKGPGLIILIPVIDRMVRVDLRVVAMDVPAQDVITMDNVTIKVSAVIYFRVIDPNKAIISVENYLYATSQLSQTTLRSVCGQAELDTLLSERDKINTHIQEILDKDTEPWGVKVAKVEIKNIDLPQEMQRAIAKQAEAERERRAKVIGAEGEFQAAQKLSDAARIISETPVAVQLRYLQTLREVAAENNSTTIFPVPIDLLTPFMEAAKAVREASGKRQD, from the coding sequence ATGACCGTATTGGCGGCCGGGCTTGTGCTGGCAATCTTCTTCCTGTACAGCGCGATCAAGATCCTGAACGAGTACGAGCGGGGCGTGATCTTCCGGCTGGGGCGCGTGATCGGAGCCAAGGGGCCGGGGCTCATCATCCTGATCCCCGTCATCGACCGGATGGTCCGGGTGGACTTGCGCGTCGTCGCCATGGATGTCCCGGCGCAGGACGTCATCACGATGGACAACGTCACCATCAAGGTGAGCGCCGTGATCTATTTCCGGGTCATCGACCCGAACAAGGCGATCATCAGCGTCGAGAACTACCTCTACGCGACGTCGCAGCTTTCGCAGACGACGCTGCGCTCCGTCTGCGGCCAGGCGGAGCTGGACACGCTACTGTCCGAGCGCGACAAGATCAACACCCACATCCAGGAGATCCTCGACAAGGACACCGAGCCGTGGGGCGTCAAGGTCGCGAAGGTCGAGATCAAGAACATCGATCTCCCCCAGGAGATGCAGCGCGCGATCGCGAAGCAGGCCGAGGCGGAGCGAGAGCGGCGCGCCAAGGTCATCGGGGCCGAAGGGGAGTTCCAGGCGGCGCAGAAGCTTTCCGACGCCGCACGGATCATCTCGGAGACCCCGGTCGCCGTCCAGCTCCGGTACCTCCAGACGCTGCGGGAAGTGGCCGCGGAGAACAACTCGACGACCATCTTCCCCGTGCCGATCGACCTGCTCACGCCGTTCATGGAGGCGGCGAAGGCGGTCAGGGAAGCCTCCGGAAAGCGGCAGGACTAA
- a CDS encoding nodulation protein NfeD, giving the protein MTLRSRFFIIPFLLLALARLPARASEPSAVEKAPVPKGAEVMVATIAAPITPVTADYLEDVIEQAEDAGAALLVVELDTPGGLDSAMRQMVQGILKSKVPVAVYVSPSGSRAASAGVLITLASDVAAMAPGTNIGAAHPVSVGGGPMDNTMSKKVENDAAAYARSLAAQSGRNAEWAESAVRESASLSAKDALEKKVIDLVASDLRELLARIDGRTVKKGERTFVLKTKGAEVTRVPMGLRHRILAALANPNIAYILLMIGIYGIYFELASPGAVFPGVVGGICLVLGFYALQTLSANYAGFLLILLSIVLFFLELKIQSHGALAIGGIVSMVLGSLMLFRDSADPFLRVSWSVLISMVAISAVFFAVVISLAVRSQLRKPFFGQGGMVDETGEAVTDIDGRGKVFIVGELWDARSDRPVRKGDRVIVRSVEGMTLIVEPGHPADAGRAEK; this is encoded by the coding sequence GTGACGCTGCGATCCCGGTTTTTCATCATCCCGTTCCTGCTGCTGGCCCTGGCGCGCCTCCCGGCCCGGGCGTCGGAGCCGTCCGCCGTGGAGAAGGCGCCGGTTCCGAAGGGCGCGGAGGTGATGGTGGCCACGATCGCCGCGCCGATCACTCCGGTCACAGCCGATTACCTGGAAGACGTCATCGAGCAGGCGGAGGACGCGGGGGCGGCCCTCCTCGTCGTGGAGCTCGACACCCCCGGCGGGCTGGACAGCGCGATGCGCCAGATGGTGCAGGGGATCCTGAAGAGCAAGGTTCCGGTGGCGGTGTACGTATCCCCCTCGGGCTCGCGCGCCGCGTCGGCGGGGGTCCTCATCACGCTGGCTTCCGACGTCGCGGCGATGGCCCCCGGGACGAACATCGGGGCCGCCCACCCCGTCAGCGTCGGCGGCGGCCCGATGGACAACACCATGTCGAAGAAGGTGGAGAACGACGCCGCGGCCTACGCCCGTTCGCTGGCCGCACAGTCGGGCCGCAATGCCGAGTGGGCCGAGAGCGCCGTCCGGGAGAGCGCCTCCCTGTCGGCGAAGGACGCGCTGGAGAAGAAGGTGATCGACCTGGTCGCGTCGGACCTCCGGGAGCTTCTTGCCCGGATCGACGGCCGCACGGTGAAGAAGGGGGAGAGGACCTTCGTCCTCAAGACGAAGGGGGCGGAGGTGACCCGGGTCCCCATGGGGCTTCGGCACCGCATCCTGGCGGCCCTCGCGAACCCGAACATCGCCTACATTCTCCTGATGATCGGGATCTACGGGATCTACTTCGAGCTCGCGTCGCCGGGAGCGGTATTCCCGGGAGTCGTCGGGGGGATCTGCCTGGTTCTCGGGTTCTACGCGCTCCAGACCCTGTCGGCGAACTACGCCGGCTTCCTCCTGATCCTGCTCTCCATCGTCCTGTTCTTCCTGGAGCTGAAGATCCAGTCGCACGGCGCCCTGGCCATCGGCGGGATCGTGTCCATGGTCCTCGGCAGCCTTATGCTCTTCCGGGACAGCGCCGACCCGTTCCTGCGCGTTTCCTGGAGCGTGCTGATCTCCATGGTCGCGATCTCGGCGGTCTTCTTCGCCGTCGTGATCTCCCTGGCGGTGCGCAGCCAGCTCCGCAAGCCGTTCTTCGGCCAGGGAGGGATGGTCGACGAAACGGGAGAGGCGGTGACGGACATCGACGGGAGGGGCAAGGTGTTCATCGTCGGAGAGCTCTGGGACGCGCGCTCCGACCGGCCGGTGCGGAAAGGGGATCGGGTGATCGTGAGGTCCGTCGAGGGGATGACTCTGATCGTCGAGCCGGGGCATCCGGCCGACGCCGGGAGGGCTGAGAAATGA
- a CDS encoding class I SAM-dependent rRNA methyltransferase: MILPLPPVRVSRKGEARLRSGHPWVFGDDLREVPEGMPPGQWVRVLSRSGDFLGTATANLGARLALRRVSRGEAEPGQHFVMSRIRDALARRADAGMGEERALRVMYSEGDFLPGLIVDRFGGVLSAQILTAGMEAVRDAILDSLEEILSPRLIFERSEGGGRRLEGLEERRGPVRGGGPFAEEIETDGVRFLVDVESGPKTGFFLDQRANRNIVRRLAKGRTVLDGFCAAGGFGLYALAGGAKSVLAVDSSRAAVEAARENAARNGFSASWGGETGDLFQSLREFFAAGMRFDLVVLDPPSFTKTREGREGALRGYRDINRMGLSVLSPGGLLATSSCTQLVDMAKWKEALADAAADAGADLELVALGGQPPDHPVLLSVPETEYLKFAVYRKRAT, encoded by the coding sequence ATGATCCTGCCCCTTCCGCCGGTGCGCGTGAGCCGGAAAGGCGAGGCCCGCCTCCGGAGCGGACATCCCTGGGTGTTCGGGGATGACCTGCGCGAAGTCCCCGAGGGGATGCCGCCCGGGCAATGGGTGCGCGTCCTCTCCCGGAGCGGCGATTTCCTAGGCACGGCCACGGCGAACCTCGGGGCGCGGCTCGCGCTACGGCGCGTGTCCCGGGGAGAGGCCGAGCCCGGGCAGCACTTCGTCATGTCGCGCATCCGCGACGCCCTCGCCCGCCGCGCCGACGCGGGGATGGGGGAGGAGCGTGCGCTGCGGGTGATGTATTCGGAGGGCGACTTCCTGCCGGGGCTGATCGTCGACCGGTTCGGCGGCGTCCTCTCCGCGCAGATCCTGACGGCGGGGATGGAGGCCGTCCGGGATGCCATCCTGGATTCCCTGGAGGAGATCCTGTCCCCGAGGCTGATCTTCGAGCGTTCCGAGGGGGGCGGCCGGCGGCTCGAGGGGCTCGAGGAGCGCAGAGGGCCGGTCCGCGGCGGCGGCCCGTTCGCCGAGGAGATCGAGACCGACGGCGTCCGCTTCCTCGTGGACGTGGAATCGGGCCCCAAGACCGGCTTCTTCCTCGATCAGCGGGCCAACCGGAACATCGTCCGCCGCCTGGCGAAGGGGAGGACCGTCCTCGACGGCTTCTGCGCCGCGGGTGGGTTCGGGCTTTACGCCCTCGCAGGCGGGGCGAAGAGCGTCCTGGCGGTCGATTCCTCCCGCGCCGCGGTGGAGGCGGCCAGGGAAAACGCCGCCCGGAACGGTTTCTCGGCCAGCTGGGGGGGCGAGACCGGGGACCTTTTCCAATCGCTCCGGGAGTTCTTCGCGGCGGGGATGCGCTTCGACCTCGTGGTGCTGGATCCCCCCTCCTTCACGAAAACCCGGGAGGGGCGGGAAGGCGCGCTCCGGGGGTACCGGGACATCAACCGGATGGGGCTTTCGGTCCTTTCCCCAGGGGGACTGCTCGCCACCTCGTCTTGCACCCAACTCGTCGATATGGCCAAATGGAAGGAAGCCCTGGCGGATGCGGCCGCGGATGCCGGCGCCGACCTCGAGCTGGTCGCCTTGGGGGGCCAGCCGCCGGACCATCCCGTGCTGCTCTCGGTTCCGGAAACCGAGTACCTGAAGTTCGCCGTCTACAGGAAGCGAGCGACGTGA
- a CDS encoding uracil-DNA glycosylase — translation MKRTSSRKLLAAWLREVGLDYVPVRPPAETGASAAGGTPAEGGQPAEGETLEEIRRELEECRGCPLCSGRNTIVFGVGNPRARLMFVGEGPGAEEDRQGEPFVGAAGKRLDQWIARIGLSRGDVYIANIVKCRPPGNRVPTPEEAKACMGYLLRQIRTVRPEVLCTLGLTALNYLCGVDERITRARGRWREWNGIPLLPTYHPAFILRDPSREREVFGDFEAIGRKLSLPLPK, via the coding sequence ATGAAAAGGACCTCCTCCCGGAAGCTCCTGGCGGCCTGGCTGCGGGAGGTCGGCCTGGATTACGTCCCGGTCAGGCCGCCCGCGGAAACGGGTGCGTCCGCGGCAGGGGGGACGCCCGCGGAAGGGGGGCAGCCCGCGGAGGGGGAGACGCTCGAGGAGATCCGGCGGGAGCTGGAGGAGTGCCGCGGCTGCCCGCTGTGCTCCGGGCGCAACACGATCGTCTTTGGCGTGGGCAATCCCCGGGCCCGCCTGATGTTCGTCGGGGAGGGGCCCGGCGCGGAGGAGGACCGGCAGGGCGAGCCTTTCGTCGGGGCCGCGGGCAAACGGCTGGACCAGTGGATCGCGCGGATCGGGCTTTCCCGCGGAGACGTCTACATCGCCAACATCGTGAAGTGCCGCCCCCCGGGAAACCGGGTCCCGACCCCGGAGGAGGCGAAAGCGTGTATGGGGTACCTGCTGCGCCAGATCCGGACAGTACGCCCGGAGGTCCTCTGCACGCTGGGGTTGACCGCGCTGAACTACCTCTGCGGCGTCGACGAGCGGATCACCCGCGCGCGCGGCCGCTGGCGGGAATGGAACGGCATCCCCCTGCTGCCGACCTACCACCCGGCCTTCATCCTCCGCGACCCGTCCCGCGAGCGGGAGGTCTTCGGAGACTTCGAGGCCATCGGGCGGAAGCTCTCCCTCCCTCTCCCGAAATGA